From Acidobacteriota bacterium, a single genomic window includes:
- a CDS encoding tail fiber domain-containing protein, whose product MRAVFLVSIAIFFVFSIRSQAQTSGFVYQGKLQDGGIAANGTYQFEFKLYDGISGGSQIGQTITNLTATVTNGIFAVNLDFGANSFSGAARFLEIGVRLNGSGQPYTLLTPRQSVTSTPYAVRSLNANQANIAIDAANLGGIPAAQYVITTDPRMSDDRNPLPNSPNYIQNSQNQQASSNFNISGTGRSNIFDAAAQFNLNGGRILSASGNENIFAGFNSGPVNTGGFNAFFGTQTGKVNTTGSSNSFFGSYAGSSNTIGNSNSFFGINSGASNLDGGSNAFFGGASGFSNTSGANNSYFGVSAGQGNQIAANNAMFGFSAGKVNTGGGNSFVGAFSGEKNTTGTFNSYFGLRSGKDAFSGNYNVYIGYETGAGNQAGSNNTFLGSSTSGLGNNNTLAGFSINGGNGNNNSAFGYNTSINNGISNATAIGADAVADESNAIVLGSSNAKVKIPGIGLWSFGSITTPSTVNAGILKSSSLTVTGGASVSGGLNVGTVFASGDVNAAAGDFSGNLTGQYVGLRALVSGSEAVCLQAPNPNFPERFLGQCSSSRRYKDNIQDFKGGIEMVKRLRPVTFNWKQGGAQDIGFVAEEVNEVEPLLNVYNQRGEIEGVKYAQVTTVLVNAVKEQQLQIERLDDTIRKLSEQIELLKALVCSQNNSTPVCGQKGVENEKEN is encoded by the coding sequence ATGAGAGCAGTATTTTTGGTCAGCATAGCAATTTTTTTCGTTTTTTCAATCCGGTCGCAGGCCCAGACGTCCGGATTCGTTTATCAGGGAAAACTCCAGGATGGCGGGATCGCCGCCAACGGGACCTATCAATTCGAATTCAAGCTGTATGACGGAATTTCCGGCGGAAGTCAGATCGGACAGACGATCACGAATCTGACGGCGACCGTGACGAATGGCATCTTCGCCGTTAATCTCGATTTCGGCGCAAACTCGTTCAGCGGTGCGGCGAGGTTTCTCGAGATCGGCGTGCGGCTCAACGGGAGCGGTCAGCCGTACACGCTTCTGACACCGAGGCAATCCGTGACTTCGACGCCTTATGCCGTCCGGTCGCTGAACGCGAATCAGGCGAATATCGCCATCGACGCCGCGAACCTCGGCGGAATTCCGGCGGCGCAGTACGTCATCACGACGGACCCGCGGATGTCCGACGACCGGAATCCGCTGCCGAACAGTCCGAACTACATTCAAAACTCTCAGAATCAGCAGGCGAGTTCGAACTTCAACATCAGCGGTACCGGAAGATCTAACATCTTCGACGCCGCAGCGCAGTTCAACCTGAACGGCGGCCGGATCTTGAGCGCCTCCGGAAATGAGAACATATTTGCGGGGTTCAATTCGGGTCCGGTCAACACCGGCGGATTCAACGCCTTCTTCGGGACGCAGACGGGAAAGGTCAACACAACCGGCTCGTCGAACTCGTTCTTCGGTTCGTACGCCGGTTCGTCGAACACGATCGGAAATTCGAACTCCTTTTTCGGCATAAACTCCGGCGCGAGCAATCTGGACGGCGGCTCGAACGCATTTTTCGGCGGAGCATCCGGGTTTTCGAATACGTCGGGCGCGAACAATTCATATTTCGGGGTTTCGGCGGGTCAGGGAAATCAAATCGCGGCCAACAACGCGATGTTCGGCTTCAGTGCCGGCAAGGTCAACACCGGCGGCGGAAACTCGTTCGTCGGCGCGTTTTCCGGCGAGAAGAACACGACCGGGACGTTCAATTCGTATTTCGGGCTTCGCTCCGGAAAGGACGCCTTTTCGGGCAATTACAACGTTTACATCGGGTACGAGACCGGAGCTGGAAATCAGGCCGGATCGAACAATACGTTTCTCGGAAGTTCGACGAGCGGCCTCGGAAACAACAACACTCTCGCCGGTTTTTCGATCAACGGCGGTAACGGAAACAACAACTCCGCGTTCGGCTACAACACGTCGATCAACAACGGAATTTCGAACGCGACGGCGATCGGTGCCGATGCAGTCGCGGACGAATCGAACGCGATCGTTCTCGGCAGTTCGAACGCGAAAGTGAAGATTCCCGGTATCGGACTTTGGTCGTTCGGCAGCATCACGACCCCGAGCACGGTCAACGCCGGGATATTGAAATCGAGCTCATTGACCGTCACCGGCGGCGCATCGGTCAGCGGCGGGTTGAACGTTGGAACGGTCTTCGCCAGCGGTGACGTGAACGCCGCCGCCGGCGATTTCAGCGGCAATCTGACGGGACAATACGTCGGCCTGCGAGCGCTGGTCAGCGGCAGCGAGGCCGTTTGCCTGCAAGCCCCGAATCCGAACTTTCCCGAACGATTTCTCGGACAATGTTCGTCGAGCCGGCGATACAAGGACAATATCCAGGACTTCAAGGGCGGCATCGAGATGGTCAAACGGCTTCGACCGGTGACGTTCAACTGGAAACAAGGCGGCGCGCAGGATATTGGCTTCGTCGCCGAAGAGGTCAACGAGGTCGAACCGCTTCTCAATGTTTACAACCAACGAGGCGAGATCGAAGGCGTCAAATATGCGCAAGTGACGACGGTCCTGGTAAACGCGGTCAAAGAGCAACAGCTGCAGATCGAACGGCTCGACGATACGATTCGAAAACTAAGTGAGCAGATTGAACTGCTCAAGGCTTTGGTCTGTTCGCAGAACAATTCGACCCCGGTTTGCGGGCAAAAAGGAGTTGAGAATGAAAAGGAAAATTGA
- a CDS encoding VCBS repeat-containing protein, producing the protein MQRFLRVSMICLMVVFVSALAANAATFVVNTTNDTVDATPGDGTCADGSAQCSLRAAIGEANALAGDDTITIPAGTYTQSLVAANEDLNAGGDWDITSNITINGAGAATTILQAAATPGTATERVMEITSTTAVVTIAGVTLRHGNKTGAAAATTRGGGIRSQGTLTINDSIVTLNNSSGGGGIRNERTITLNNVTVSNNACNNGGATCFGGGMYNNLAALTTVTINNSTFSGNSSVSPGTNGFGFAAGLGIEGTLGFNIVISGSAFTGNIGTGTGTGGSNGNGIRILPTAAGTANITNSVFSNNSGTGGASIQGVGITAFTSGAGTLTGTWDRVSITGNTGTTAPGLVINPTGGAANLTITNSTISGNVGSASVGGVLASNAGATSGAASVINFVNSTISGNSTAGAGGGVFLEQPAATGSMTMNFNFCTIANNGANTDNTGTDSGGGIFRSTAGALNLKNTIVGDNFVGTGGLGPDIFGAINSQDYNHIENTAGATIGGTTTNNTTGDAILGALANNGGSTQTHLPGAGSAALNAIPNATNDCGTVVTTDQRGVTRPDSGACEKGSVEVSSVIVKSRADFDGDGRTDVSVFRPSEGNWYLNRSTAGLVVSQFGLSTDTLVPGDYDGDQKADLAIFRPDANPANPDFYVLNSNGNILTGASWGIPGDTPISGDYDGDGKNDRAVFRSSNAVWYVILSGGGSIVEPFGLTTDIPLAIDNDGDGKTNLAVYRPGTNTWYIARPTGVPAQNFDASPYGLAGDLLVPADYDGDNKDDIAVFRPSAGTWFIRRSTNGNTDIVTFGTSGDVPVPGDYDGDGKDDVAVYRNGQWWLNRSTSGLAITNFGNATDTPIPKRYIP; encoded by the coding sequence ATGCAAAGATTTTTGAGAGTTTCGATGATATGTCTGATGGTGGTATTCGTCAGCGCGCTTGCCGCGAACGCCGCGACCTTCGTCGTCAACACGACGAATGATACGGTCGACGCGACGCCTGGCGACGGAACCTGCGCCGACGGTTCGGCGCAATGCTCACTGCGCGCCGCGATCGGCGAAGCCAACGCGCTCGCGGGCGATGATACGATCACGATTCCGGCGGGAACTTACACGCAGTCCCTGGTCGCGGCGAACGAGGATCTTAATGCCGGCGGCGATTGGGACATCACGAGCAACATCACGATCAACGGCGCGGGCGCGGCGACGACGATCCTGCAGGCCGCGGCGACGCCCGGAACGGCAACCGAGCGCGTGATGGAAATTACCTCAACCACTGCGGTAGTCACGATCGCCGGCGTTACCTTGAGGCACGGCAACAAGACCGGCGCGGCGGCGGCGACGACCCGAGGCGGCGGAATCCGGAGCCAGGGCACGCTGACGATCAACGACAGCATCGTGACGCTGAACAATTCTTCGGGTGGCGGCGGAATCCGCAACGAGCGGACGATCACGCTCAACAACGTCACCGTTTCGAACAACGCCTGCAACAACGGCGGCGCGACGTGTTTCGGCGGCGGTATGTACAACAACCTGGCGGCGTTGACAACGGTCACGATCAACAACAGCACGTTCTCGGGCAATTCGTCGGTCTCGCCCGGCACTAACGGATTCGGCTTCGCCGCTGGCCTCGGAATCGAAGGCACACTCGGGTTTAATATCGTAATTTCCGGAAGTGCGTTTACCGGGAACATCGGAACCGGCACCGGCACCGGCGGAAGCAACGGCAACGGGATTCGGATCCTTCCGACCGCCGCCGGGACCGCGAACATCACGAATTCGGTTTTCAGCAACAACTCGGGCACCGGCGGTGCTTCGATCCAGGGCGTCGGAATTACGGCCTTCACTTCCGGAGCCGGCACGCTGACCGGAACGTGGGACAGAGTGTCAATCACCGGCAACACGGGAACAACTGCGCCGGGCCTGGTCATCAACCCGACCGGCGGCGCTGCGAATCTGACGATCACCAACAGCACGATCTCCGGAAACGTCGGATCGGCATCAGTCGGCGGCGTTCTCGCATCCAATGCGGGCGCCACATCGGGCGCGGCCTCGGTCATCAACTTTGTCAACAGCACGATCAGCGGCAACTCGACAGCGGGCGCCGGCGGCGGTGTTTTCCTCGAACAACCGGCGGCAACCGGATCGATGACGATGAACTTCAACTTCTGCACGATCGCAAACAACGGAGCGAATACTGACAATACCGGTACGGACTCAGGCGGCGGCATTTTCCGTTCGACGGCCGGAGCTTTGAATTTGAAGAACACGATCGTCGGCGACAACTTCGTCGGAACCGGCGGCCTCGGACCCGACATTTTCGGCGCGATCAATTCGCAGGATTACAATCACATTGAAAACACCGCGGGAGCGACGATCGGCGGCACGACGACGAACAACACTACCGGCGACGCGATTCTCGGGGCTTTGGCGAACAACGGCGGTTCAACGCAGACGCATCTTCCGGGGGCCGGCAGCGCTGCATTGAACGCGATCCCGAACGCGACGAACGATTGCGGCACGGTCGTTACGACGGACCAACGCGGAGTTACCCGTCCGGATTCAGGCGCGTGCGAAAAAGGCTCGGTCGAAGTGTCGAGCGTGATCGTCAAGTCGCGTGCCGATTTCGACGGCGACGGCAGGACCGACGTTTCCGTATTCCGCCCGAGCGAAGGAAACTGGTATCTGAACCGATCGACCGCGGGACTCGTGGTCAGTCAGTTCGGATTGTCCACGGACACGCTTGTTCCGGGCGACTACGACGGCGATCAGAAGGCCGACCTCGCCATCTTCCGACCCGACGCCAACCCGGCTAATCCGGATTTCTACGTCCTGAACAGCAACGGCAACATTCTGACCGGCGCGTCTTGGGGCATTCCGGGCGATACACCGATTTCAGGAGACTACGATGGCGACGGAAAGAACGACCGTGCGGTTTTCCGTTCGTCGAACGCCGTCTGGTACGTGATTTTGAGCGGCGGCGGATCGATCGTCGAACCGTTCGGATTGACGACCGATATCCCGCTCGCAATCGATAACGACGGCGACGGAAAGACCAATCTGGCCGTTTACCGTCCGGGCACCAACACCTGGTACATCGCCAGGCCGACCGGTGTTCCGGCTCAGAACTTCGATGCGTCGCCATACGGACTCGCCGGCGATCTGCTTGTTCCCGCCGACTATGACGGCGATAACAAGGACGACATTGCGGTCTTCCGTCCGAGCGCAGGAACCTGGTTTATCCGTCGATCGACAAACGGCAATACGGATATTGTTACGTTTGGAACAAGCGGCGATGTTCCGGTTCCGGGCGATTACGACGGTGACGGCAAGGACGACGTCGCTGTTTATCGAAACGGCCAATGGTGGCTGAACCGTTCGACCTCGGGTCTGGCGATCACCAACTTCGGCAATGCGACCGATACGCCGATCCCGAAACGCTACATTCCGTAG
- a CDS encoding response regulator transcription factor: MESAIQNPITVAIIEDRREIREGLATLIGFTDGFECVGKYGSMEEAIPSIRHRTPEIVLSDIGLPGMDGIEGVRILKEQFPAITILMLSVYEDNDRIFEALCAGAVGYLLKKTPPAKILESLREAVAGGSPMSPEVARKVITIFKDYRPPEKVDYNLTPHETRLLKLLVEGHSYKTAALELGVSVNTVSFHLKSIYEKLQVHSKSEAVAKALKNHLVK; the protein is encoded by the coding sequence ATGGAAAGCGCAATTCAAAATCCGATCACCGTCGCGATCATCGAAGACCGCCGCGAGATCCGCGAAGGGTTGGCAACGCTCATCGGATTCACGGACGGTTTTGAATGTGTCGGGAAATACGGCTCGATGGAAGAAGCGATCCCGTCGATCCGGCACCGAACGCCCGAGATAGTGTTGTCGGATATCGGTTTGCCCGGAATGGACGGCATCGAGGGAGTTCGGATCCTGAAAGAACAGTTTCCCGCAATCACGATCCTGATGCTTTCGGTCTATGAAGACAACGACCGCATTTTCGAGGCGTTATGCGCTGGAGCGGTCGGTTATCTGCTCAAGAAAACGCCGCCGGCGAAGATCCTCGAATCGCTTCGCGAAGCAGTTGCGGGCGGCTCGCCGATGTCTCCCGAAGTCGCGCGCAAGGTCATCACGATCTTCAAGGATTACCGGCCGCCGGAGAAAGTCGATTACAACCTGACCCCGCACGAGACGCGCTTGCTGAAACTCCTCGTCGAAGGCCACAGTTACAAGACGGCGGCGCTGGAACTCGGCGTTTCGGTCAACACCGTCTCGTTTCACCTCAAGAGCATCTATGAAAAGCTTCAGGTCCATTCAAAATCTGAAGCGGTCGCGAAGGCACTCAAAAATCACCTGGTAAAGTGA
- a CDS encoding dipeptidase, whose protein sequence is MKWIFRVSIVSIAAAFVLLAGFFGFAPGYIARTSNKVVKPPPYTVSERAGMLHEKLLVADLHADSLLWNYDLNQRQTSNHIDLPRLIEGNVALQAFTVVTKTPRAMNIESNADKSDNIFWLALAQRQPLENLSSLTKRALWQAARLHQYANDSGGKLVVIKTKTDLSAFLERRKTERIVGGWLGIEGAQALDGRVENVDVLFDAGFRMMSPSHFFDTEMGGSAHGLEKGGLTDAGREMIKRMESKEMIVDLAHASSKTIDEVLAIATRPVVVSHTGVRGTCNNQRNLSDDQLRAIAKTGGIIGIGFWDTAVCGEDAGSIAKAIRHAVNVVGAHHVALGSDFDGAVRVPFDVTGISMITEALLVENFSDDEIALIMGGNVARILGENLPD, encoded by the coding sequence ATGAAGTGGATCTTTCGAGTTTCGATCGTCTCGATCGCCGCGGCCTTCGTTTTGCTCGCGGGCTTTTTCGGGTTTGCGCCCGGATACATCGCGCGGACCTCGAACAAGGTCGTCAAACCGCCCCCGTACACGGTTTCGGAACGCGCCGGTATGCTGCACGAAAAGCTTCTGGTCGCCGATCTTCACGCCGATTCGCTGCTCTGGAACTACGATCTCAACCAGCGTCAAACGTCCAATCACATCGATCTGCCGCGTCTGATCGAGGGTAACGTCGCGTTGCAGGCGTTTACTGTCGTCACCAAAACACCGCGCGCGATGAACATCGAATCGAATGCGGACAAGTCCGACAATATCTTCTGGCTCGCGCTTGCGCAGCGGCAACCGCTTGAGAATCTTTCGAGTCTGACGAAACGCGCGCTTTGGCAGGCCGCGAGGCTTCACCAGTATGCGAACGATTCCGGCGGCAAATTGGTCGTCATCAAAACGAAAACGGATCTGAGCGCTTTTCTCGAACGACGCAAGACCGAACGGATCGTCGGCGGCTGGCTCGGGATCGAAGGCGCGCAGGCGCTCGACGGACGCGTCGAAAACGTCGATGTTCTCTTCGACGCCGGCTTTCGGATGATGTCGCCGTCGCATTTCTTCGACACCGAAATGGGCGGATCGGCGCACGGACTCGAAAAGGGCGGTCTGACCGATGCGGGCCGCGAAATGATCAAGCGTATGGAGTCGAAGGAGATGATCGTCGATCTTGCGCACGCTTCCTCCAAAACCATCGACGAAGTTCTTGCGATCGCAACGCGTCCGGTGGTCGTTTCGCATACCGGCGTTCGCGGAACTTGCAACAATCAGCGAAATCTGTCGGACGATCAACTCCGCGCGATCGCGAAAACGGGCGGAATTATCGGGATCGGATTCTGGGACACCGCCGTTTGCGGCGAAGACGCGGGGTCGATCGCCAAAGCGATCCGGCACGCGGTGAACGTCGTCGGCGCGCACCACGTTGCGCTCGGCTCGGATTTTGACGGTGCCGTCCGGGTTCCGTTCGACGTCACGGGAATCTCGATGATCACCGAAGCGCTTCTCGTTGAAAACTTCAGCGATGATGAGATCGCCTTGATAATGGGCGGGAACGTGGCGCGGATTCTCGGCGAAAATTTACCGGACTAA
- a CDS encoding VCBS repeat-containing protein: protein MKALTGVLVFLILCCGAAAIGLTALAENPAQKEFLENGGEEDQDLPTGVTIDKGEYIRLREEHIGLLRGLDTAKPDSRKQAIIEMARSEQAVERRRQELNEPLGNFWLPLGPSPIPVNASTSYSGRVSAIAVHPSNPSIVYVGTAQGGVYRSLNGGTVWTPILDGAQSLAIGSIAIAPSDPSTIFVGTGEPQFSSDSFFGVGIYRITNADTTPTVSGPFNAGSAGGDVFTGRSIGKIIVNPTNPNQLFVTSVTGIAGIGGSTTGATLPPAGLFRTSNALGATPQFEKLTVSALNGGSRRILDAVIEPGNPARLIVTLVDSEALGDGGVYLSTNALDAAPTFIRTQATGTTTSTGRAELAIQKTGSTVTVYAATGVANGTLYKSIDGGSNWTTAVANSFCNPQCFYDVAVAVDPNNADNVYLGGSPALVFGRSTNGGASFTNSSSGLHVDTQAISIAPSDPNTIYFGSDGGIWKSVNGGTSWITLNNSTFSATQFQGIALHPSDRNYTLGGTQDNGTQFLAPNGITWVRSDGGDGGFAVIDQTSTSPNEVTAYHTYYNQTNSQIGFSRATTTVSGTTANGDPNWSGFLGCGGTANGINCADAVLFYAPMVGGPGTPNTLYFGTTNLYRSTDKGTTMTSVSGTLPARISAIAIAPQDDSIRLVGLTNGAVYLSTTAGATTMNAISGSIPARYIGRIAIDPTNANVAYVALNGFGLAAGQHVWKTTNLLSGAPTWSAAGNGIPDVPTNTIVIDPSNPNTLYAGTDIGVFSTSDGGATWIPFSNGLPRVAVFGMELQNAYRVLKIATHGRGIFQYNLRAPIRRAESDFDGDGRSDPAVFRPSTGSWFQTTSSNNGVRVNQFGIASDTVTPGDYDGDSKSDIAVYRGGIWYVLNSSNSVARIEQFGIANDRPVAGDYDGDGKMDLAVYRDGVWYVHRTSDFGFTIQTFGLAGDTPVPSDFDGDSKADFAVHRPSDSPADADFYVLKTTDAGVLSYSFGSTGDIPVVGDYDGDTLADIAVWRPANGTWYALRSLNGIVITQFGIASDIPSRGDYDGDGKTDLAVYRPNEGNWYVLNSSTGVPSVRQFGISTDVPIAGKQNH from the coding sequence ATGAAGGCGTTAACTGGCGTTTTGGTGTTTTTGATCTTGTGCTGCGGCGCGGCGGCGATCGGTTTGACCGCTCTTGCGGAAAATCCCGCACAAAAAGAGTTTTTGGAAAATGGTGGCGAGGAAGATCAGGATCTTCCGACCGGCGTGACCATCGACAAAGGTGAATACATCCGTCTTCGTGAAGAGCATATTGGGCTCCTCCGAGGTCTCGACACCGCAAAGCCGGACTCGCGCAAACAGGCGATCATTGAAATGGCGCGCAGCGAACAGGCGGTCGAGCGTCGGCGACAAGAACTGAATGAACCGCTCGGTAACTTTTGGCTGCCACTTGGTCCGTCACCGATTCCGGTCAACGCGTCGACTTCTTACAGCGGTCGAGTTTCGGCCATTGCGGTCCATCCGTCAAATCCGAGTATAGTGTACGTCGGAACCGCTCAGGGCGGGGTCTATCGGTCGCTCAACGGCGGCACTGTCTGGACGCCGATTCTCGACGGCGCTCAGAGCCTCGCAATCGGATCGATCGCTATCGCGCCGTCCGACCCGTCAACGATCTTCGTCGGAACCGGCGAGCCGCAGTTTTCCTCGGACAGCTTTTTCGGAGTCGGAATCTACCGCATCACAAACGCCGATACAACGCCGACCGTCTCCGGACCTTTCAACGCGGGCAGCGCCGGCGGCGATGTTTTCACGGGTCGCTCAATTGGCAAGATAATCGTTAATCCAACAAACCCGAACCAACTCTTCGTGACTTCGGTCACCGGCATAGCCGGCATCGGCGGATCGACGACTGGCGCCACGCTTCCTCCGGCTGGCCTTTTCCGGACCTCGAACGCGCTCGGCGCGACACCGCAATTCGAAAAGCTTACGGTTTCCGCGCTCAACGGCGGAAGTCGTCGAATTCTTGACGCGGTCATCGAACCCGGCAATCCGGCGCGATTGATCGTGACGCTCGTTGATTCGGAAGCGCTCGGTGACGGCGGCGTTTATCTTTCAACGAACGCGCTCGATGCCGCGCCGACATTCATCCGCACACAAGCGACCGGGACGACGACCAGCACCGGGCGCGCGGAACTCGCGATCCAGAAAACCGGATCGACGGTCACGGTTTACGCCGCGACCGGGGTCGCCAACGGCACGCTTTACAAATCGATCGACGGTGGTTCGAACTGGACCACCGCGGTCGCCAACAGTTTTTGCAATCCGCAGTGTTTTTATGACGTCGCCGTGGCGGTCGATCCGAACAACGCCGACAATGTCTATCTCGGCGGTTCGCCGGCGCTTGTTTTCGGCCGGTCGACCAATGGCGGCGCGTCATTTACGAATAGTTCCAGCGGTTTGCACGTCGACACTCAAGCGATCTCGATCGCGCCTTCAGATCCGAACACGATCTATTTCGGCAGCGACGGCGGAATCTGGAAATCGGTCAATGGCGGAACGAGTTGGATAACTCTCAACAACTCGACGTTCAGCGCGACACAGTTTCAGGGAATTGCCCTCCATCCGTCCGACCGGAATTACACGCTCGGCGGCACGCAGGATAACGGGACCCAGTTTCTCGCTCCAAACGGCATCACCTGGGTTCGTTCGGACGGCGGCGACGGCGGATTCGCGGTGATCGATCAAACTTCCACGTCACCCAACGAAGTAACCGCGTATCATACCTATTACAATCAAACCAACAGTCAGATCGGGTTTTCACGCGCGACAACGACGGTTAGCGGAACGACCGCGAACGGCGATCCGAATTGGAGCGGGTTTCTTGGATGCGGCGGCACTGCAAACGGAATCAACTGCGCCGATGCGGTACTGTTTTATGCGCCGATGGTCGGCGGACCCGGAACGCCGAACACGCTCTATTTTGGAACGACGAACCTCTATCGCTCGACCGATAAAGGCACGACGATGACGAGCGTCAGCGGCACGCTCCCGGCTCGCATCAGCGCGATCGCCATCGCCCCTCAGGACGACAGTATCAGACTCGTTGGATTGACGAATGGCGCAGTCTATCTTTCGACAACCGCCGGCGCCACGACAATGAATGCGATCAGCGGGTCGATCCCGGCCCGTTACATCGGGCGCATCGCGATCGACCCGACCAATGCCAACGTTGCTTACGTCGCCCTCAACGGCTTTGGTTTGGCCGCCGGCCAGCATGTCTGGAAAACGACGAATCTTTTGAGCGGCGCGCCGACGTGGAGCGCGGCTGGAAATGGGATTCCGGATGTTCCGACAAACACGATCGTCATCGATCCTTCGAATCCGAACACACTCTACGCCGGAACGGACATCGGCGTCTTCTCCACCTCGGATGGCGGCGCAACGTGGATACCGTTCAGCAATGGACTGCCGCGAGTCGCGGTGTTTGGAATGGAGCTTCAGAACGCATACCGAGTTCTCAAGATCGCGACCCACGGCCGCGGGATCTTTCAGTACAATCTGCGTGCGCCGATTCGCCGCGCCGAGTCCGATTTCGACGGCGACGGAAGATCCGATCCGGCGGTCTTTCGGCCATCGACCGGGAGTTGGTTTCAAACGACAAGTTCGAATAACGGTGTTCGGGTCAATCAGTTCGGCATCGCGTCTGACACCGTCACGCCGGGCGATTACGATGGCGACAGCAAGAGCGACATCGCGGTTTATCGCGGCGGCATCTGGTACGTCTTGAACAGTTCGAACTCCGTCGCGCGGATCGAACAGTTTGGGATCGCGAATGATCGGCCGGTTGCCGGTGACTACGACGGCGACGGCAAAATGGACCTCGCCGTCTATCGCGACGGCGTTTGGTACGTTCACCGGACGTCGGATTTCGGTTTCACGATCCAGACCTTTGGACTTGCGGGCGATACGCCCGTTCCGAGCGATTTCGACGGCGACTCGAAAGCTGATTTCGCGGTCCATCGTCCTTCGGATTCGCCGGCTGATGCCGACTTCTACGTTCTCAAGACGACCGATGCAGGCGTTTTGTCATATTCGTTCGGCAGCACGGGCGACATTCCCGTCGTCGGTGACTATGACGGTGACACGCTGGCCGACATCGCCGTCTGGCGCCCGGCTAACGGAACCTGGTATGCGCTCCGTAGTCTGAACGGAATCGTGATCACGCAGTTTGGGATTGCGTCCGACATTCCTTCACGCGGTGATTATGACGGCGACGGCAAGACGGATCTCGCCGTTTATCGTCCGAATGAAGGAAACTGGTATGTTCTCAACAGCTCGACGGGCGTGCCGAGTGTCAGGCAGTTCGGAATATCGACCGACGTTCCGATCGCCGGAAAACAGAACCACTGA
- a CDS encoding Gfo/Idh/MocA family oxidoreductase: protein MTNPESKITVPKLGFLGVGFAKKVQIPAFLMAGGCEIVSLASARLESAEATAGQFGVPHFTDDWRETIDHPDVDLVCITTPPNLHCEQALYAAARGKHILCEKPMAMNVAEAEAMCRAARDANVLALIDHELRFQTGRRKAREMLREGAIGKIRHVKYSFRNAMRGDVNVPWNWWSDKDAGGGTLGAIGSHAIDSLLWFLDTGIASVSCQLQTHVKRRTDSNGRLREVTTDDEALLNFRFADSELTDDTTGTMSLSMIEYPDYEHSIEFVGTDGSIRVLFLGEVLLTRSGDTGWTKIDVTIGESVPGLFDSGFPNAFVAFAPKILDAVRSGATTVEGAATFEDGLRVQQILDAARESDRSGRLVSLESD, encoded by the coding sequence ATGACAAACCCAGAATCCAAAATCACCGTTCCGAAACTAGGCTTTCTCGGCGTCGGTTTCGCAAAAAAGGTACAGATCCCGGCATTTCTGATGGCCGGAGGTTGCGAGATCGTTTCGCTTGCGAGCGCGCGTTTGGAAAGTGCCGAAGCGACGGCCGGGCAGTTCGGCGTGCCGCATTTCACCGACGACTGGCGCGAAACGATCGATCATCCTGACGTCGATCTCGTCTGCATCACGACTCCGCCCAATCTCCATTGCGAACAAGCGCTCTATGCCGCCGCCCGCGGGAAGCACATACTTTGCGAAAAGCCGATGGCGATGAACGTCGCCGAAGCCGAGGCGATGTGCCGCGCCGCAAGAGACGCGAATGTTCTCGCGCTCATCGACCACGAACTGCGGTTTCAGACCGGGCGTCGGAAGGCGAGGGAAATGCTCCGGGAAGGCGCAATCGGCAAAATTCGCCACGTCAAGTATTCGTTCCGCAACGCGATGCGCGGCGACGTCAATGTGCCGTGGAACTGGTGGTCCGACAAAGATGCCGGCGGCGGCACGCTCGGCGCGATCGGCTCGCACGCCATCGATTCGCTGCTATGGTTTCTTGACACAGGAATTGCGAGTGTTTCGTGTCAACTCCAGACTCACGTCAAGCGCCGAACCGATTCAAACGGCCGGCTGCGTGAAGTTACCACCGACGACGAGGCGCTCCTGAACTTTCGTTTTGCCGACAGCGAGCTGACCGACGACACGACCGGTACGATGTCTCTTTCGATGATCGAGTATCCCGATTATGAACACTCGATCGAGTTCGTCGGAACCGACGGTTCGATCAGGGTTCTGTTTCTCGGCGAGGTCTTGTTGACCCGTTCGGGCGATACCGGCTGGACGAAGATCGACGTCACGATCGGCGAGTCTGTTCCCGGCTTATTCGATTCCGGCTTCCCGAATGCGTTCGTCGCCTTCGCGCCGAAGATCCTCGACGCGGTACGATCCGGTGCCACGACGGTCGAAGGAGCCGCGACATTCGAGGACGGCCTGCGCGTTCAGCAGATCCTCGACGCCGCCCGTGAGTCCGACCGCTCGGGACGGCTGGTATCGTTGGAAAGCGATTGA